Below is a window of Streptomyces spongiicola DNA.
CGGCGCGCTCGATCAGCCCGGAGGCCACCCCGAGCCGGCGGGCCGAGTCGTGGTTCCCGGAGATCATCACGGTGGGCACGCCCGCGTCCGCCAGCCGGTGCAGCACGTCGTCGAACAACTCCACGGCGGCCAGGGGCGGTACGGCCCTGTCGTAGACGTCCCCCGCCACGAGTACGGCGTCCGCCTCGTGTGCGAGAGCCGTGTTGACCAGGTGGTCGAGGAACGCCTGCTGTGCGCCGAGCAGGCTCACCCTGTGGAACGTACGCCCCAAGTGCCAGTCCGACGTGTGCAGAAATCTCAAGAAACAGCTCCGACCTGATCGTGTCCCCTCCCCGGCCCGGAAGCCGGCGCCCGGCCAGGGCTCGGGGCCCACCGGACGGCACCGACCACGTTAGCGCCGTTGGTCGTCCGCTTCCCCCGGAGCCTCGGTTTTCACCCGGTTCCGGGAGCGGTCCCACCGGACCGGGTCCCACCAGGCCGGGTCCCACCGGACCGGGCCGTCCGACTCTCAGGTGTCCCCGTACGCCTCGCCACCGAGTTCCAGCGCGGCCGTGCCCGCGGTGGTGTCCGCGAGCCAGGCGCGGAAGGCGTCCACGTCGGAGTCCGGCAGGCCGATCTCGATGGTCACCGACTCCCCGTAGCGCACGTCCCGTACCTCCCGGCCGGTCGCGCGCAGATCGTTCTCGACCTTGCCGGCGCGCTGGTGGCCGACGGTGACGGTGGCGAGCCGGAAACGCCGCCGGGTCACGGTGCCGAGCGCGTCCAGGGCCTCGCCGACGGCACCGCCGTAGGCGCGGATGAGCCCGCCCGCGCCGAGCTTCACCCCGCCGTAGTAGCGCGTGACCACGGCCACGGCGTAGCGGACGTCGCGGCGGAGGAGCATCTGCAGCATCGGCACCCCGGCCGTGCCTCCGGGCTCGCCGTCGTCGCTCGCCTTCTGCACGGCGGCGTCGGCGCCGACGACGTACGCGAAGCAGTTGTGGGTGGCGGTCGGGTGCGCCCGGCGGACGCGCGCGACGAAGTCCTGCGCCTCCCGCTCGGTCGCGGCCGGGGCGAGCGCGCAGACGAAGCGCGATCGGCTGATCTCGGTCTCGTGGACGCCCTCGCGGGCGACCGTCCGGTACTGCTCCTGCATCCCGCCACCCTATGCCGCCGCGCGGTCCGCAGGATCCGCCTGGCGTGCCTGGTACGCCTGATCCACCTGGCCCTTCCGGTCCGCCTGATTCTTCCGGTGCGTGGGGCGTGCCTGGTGCGGGGGTCGGTGGCCCCCCGGGGCCGGGGACCCGGGCGGGTGGGGGGCGGTCGTCACGGCTCGCGGAGGCGGCCGCCGCGGGGGCCCGGGCCCCCAGTGCGGTACGGGGCCGTCGGCGGCCTCCCCGCGTCCACCGGGAATGCCGAGGGGCCGCCGGCCGTTGCCCATTGCGGCGGCCAGACCGGCTCAGTGGCGGGAGACCGGCGCCGCGGCGAGCGAACGACCAGGGAGGCAGCACGTGCACAGCGAGACGGACAGCGTCCGCAGGATCCTCAACGATCTCGGCGACACATGGGCGATCGTCGGCCTCTCCTCGAACGAGCGGCGCGCCGCCTACGGGGTCGCGAAGGTGCTCCAGCGCTACGGCAAACGCATCGTGCCGGTGCACCCGAAGGCCGAGAGGGTCCACGGGGAGCAGGGCTATCCGTCCCTCGACGCCGTTCCGTTCGACATCGACGTCGTGGACGTCTTCGTCAACAGCGCCCTGGCCGGCGCGGTCGCCGACCAGGCCGTGGCCAGGGGTGCCGGTGCCGTGTGGTTCCAGTTGGGCGTCATCGACGAGGCGGCGTACGAGCGGACCCGCGCCGCGGGCCTGGACATGGTCATGGACCGCTGCCCGGCGATCGAGATCCCGCTCCTCGACTGAGGCCGTCCTCCGAGGAGCACAAGCGCGGCCCCACCGGGGGCCGCCTGGTGCAGCCCCGCCGACGGCCTGCATTGGCGCCCGGCCGGGGGCACGAGCGGGCACGGACGGCCACGGGCGGGCACGGGCGGGCACGGACAGACCCAGACAGACACAGACGGGCACAAACGGGTACGACCCGCCCGGCGATGCGGGCGGGGGCCGCGACCCCGCTCGGCGCCGAACACCGACGCGCCTTCAGGCGGTCAGGCGGTCAGGCGGTGCCGAGGCCTTCGAGCACCACGGCGCCGGGGAGCCCGGCGAAGACCTTCCCGGGCACGATCAGCTTGCCGCGGCGGCGGCCGCTGCCGACGAGCACCCACTCGGTGCCGACGACCGCGGAGTCGACGAGCAGGGGCCAGCCGGCGGGCAGGCCGATCGGGGTGATCCCGCCGTACTCCATGCCCGACTCGTCCGTCGCGGTCTCCATGGGCGCGAACGAAGCCTTGCGGGCGCCGAGTTGCCTGCGCACGACGCCGTTGACGTCGACCCGGGTCCTGGACGGGACCAGGCACGCGGCGAGGGTCGACGCACCGCCGCGCCTGCCGGCCACCACGACGCAGTTGGCCGAGGCGGAGAGGAGGCCGGCGCCGTGGTGCTCGACGAACACGGCGGTGTCGGCGATGGCCGGGTCGGTGTCGACGTACAGCAGTTGCCGGGCCGGGACGCCACCGCTCCAGGCCCGTACGGCGTCGGCGACGGGGGCGACCAGGAGGTCGAGGCACTCCGGGGCGGGCCGTGCGTCGTCGAAGTCTCCGATGGGTGCGCGCATGACGGGCACGCTACAGCGGACGGGGTCCACCGGGCCGGACCTCTCGGCGGACAGGGCCCCTCGGCCGGGTCCTCAGCCGGGGTCCTCGGCCGGGTCCTCGGCCGGGCCCTCAGCGGACGGGAGGGATGGAGACGGCCATGGTCATCTCGACCGTCCCGGCGCCCGCGTTGCGGTAGACGTGGGGGACGTTCGCCTCGTAGGTCGCCGAGGTTCCGGCCGGCACCGTGTACGGCTGCCCCTCGACGACGAGGGTGAGTTCCCCGGATGTGACGTGCAGGAGTTCGACGGTGCCGTCGGGGTGGGGGTCGGACGCGCTCTCCTCACCCGGCGCCAGCGTCCAGGACCAGAGTTCCAGCGGGCCACGGGCCTCGGCGCCGACGAGCAGCGTGGTCGAGCTGCCGCCGGGGGTGGACCACATGCGTACGGCCTGCTCCCGCGGCACGAGCCGGACCTGCGGTCCCTGGTCGTAGTCGAGCAGTGTGGTGATGCTGACGCCGAGCGCGTCGGCGAGCTTGACCGTGGTGCCCACGCTGGGATTGGTGCGCGCCTGCTCGATCTGGATGATCATGCCGCGGCTGACGCCCGAGCGGGCGGCGAGGGCGTCGAGCGTGAAACCCCGCTCGCCGCGCCAGCGCTTCAGGTTGCGGGCGAGCGACTGCGTGAGCTGTTCGAGGTCCGACACATTCCGTCCAATATTTTTGATAGACCAGTTCAACCAGCTGTACTACGGTGTGGTGCACCCGATTGTTCACCGAACTGTACTGCGAGGCATCGATGACAGCCCTGTTCGCCCTGGCCACCAGTCTTCTTTGGGGGCTGGCCGACTTCGGCGGCGGACTGCTGACGCGACGCACCCCCGCGCTGACGGTCGTGGTCGTCTCGCAGACCATCGCCGTGGCCGTCCTCGGCGTGATCGTCGCGCTCATCGGCGGCTGGAGCGAGGCGGGGCCCCTGCTCTGGTACGCGGTGGCGGCAGGTGTCGTCGGCCCGGTGGCGATGCTGAGTTTCTACAAGGCGTTGGCCCTCGGCCCCATGGGCGTCGTCTCCCCCCTGGGATCGCTCGGGGTCGTGGTGCCCGTCTCGGTGGGTCTGCTCCTGGGCGAGCGGCCCGGGCTGCTCCAGTTCGCGGGCATCGGCGTCGCCGTCGCCGGCGTTCTGCTCGCGGGCGGCCCGGAACTGCGGGGCGCGCCGGTTCAGCGCCAGGCGATCCTGCTGACCCTGCTCGCCGCGTTCGGTTTCGGCTCCGTGATGGCGCTCATCGCCGAGGCATCGACCACGATCACCGGCCTGTTCCTGGCACTGTTCGTGCAGCGCGTCACCAATGTCCTGGTGGGCGGCGCGGCGCTGGTCGTCTCGGTGAAGCGGGGCGGCCGCCTGCTCCCCGAGGACGGCGGGCCCGGCCTGATCGTCCGCTCGCTGCCGGCCCTCGCCTTCGTCGGCCTGGCGGATGTCGCCGCCAACGGCACGTACTCCATCGCCGCGCAGCAGGGCCCGGTGGCGATCGCGGCGGTGCTCGCCTCGCTCTATCCCGTGGTCACCGCCCTGGCCGCGCGCGGCGTGCTCAAGGAGCGGCTGCGCGCGGTGCAGACCGCCGGCGCCGGGCTCGCGCTCGTCGGGACGGTCCTCCTGGCGACGGGCTGACCGCCGTCCGCGGTCCCACCGGGCCACCGGGCCACCGGCCGGTCAGCGTTCGTCGAGGTCGGCGAGACCGGAGAGACCGGAGAGATCGTCGCGATCGGGAAGATCCGCGAGACCGGCCAGGGCGACCAGTTGCTCCGGTGTCACACCCTCCGGGATCGGCAGCGGCGCGGGCGTCCGCATCGGCGGCTGCCAGCCCTCGACCGGGTCCCAGCTGCGGACCACCCTGGCGGGCGCACCGGCGACCACCGAGTGGTCGGGCACCTCGCCGCGGACGACGGCCCCCGCCGCGACCACGACGTTGCGGCCGAGGCGGGCCCCCGGCAGGATCACGGCGCCCGTGCCCAGCCAGCAGCCGGGCCCGATCTCCACGGGCTCGGCGCGCGGCCACTGCTTGCCGACCGGCGTACACGGGTCGTCGTAGCTGTGGTTGGTCGATGTGATGTAGACGTACGGGCCGCAGTACGTGTCGGAACCGATCCGCACCCGGGTGTCGGCGATGACATGGCTGCCGCGACCGAGCACCACACCGTCGCCGAAGGTGAGGATCGGGTCGGGTCCGAGGTCGAGGCCGGGCATCATGCCCGCGGTCAGCGTCACCTGCTCGGCGATGATGCAGTGCTCGCCTAGCTCGATCCACGCCTCCCCGAACACCGTTCCCTGCGGGAACGCCAGCCGGGTACCGGCGCCGATGGCACGGAAGCGCAGCGGGCCGGGCCGCTCCGCCGTCACCGCGCCCGCCTCCCGCACCCAGCGCCAGCCGGCGTGCACGGCCCGCGACACCAGTCGCCGCCACCAGGAGACCGGCGGGAGGAACGTGTTTCGGTTCTTCGGCACCAGGCCACGTTAGTGGGCCCGGACGCGGGCAACCCGGGACGTGCGCTGTGACCTTCACCCCACGCCGTGCGGCGCGTGGATCCGCGGGGGAAGCGCCGCGGAGCGCTGCGGGTGGAATTGCGAGGGGCGGTCCAGACGGCAGTCTGGGGTGGGAGGACCCGAGTGCCCGCGACGAGCCGGAGCGAGGCGGAGCCGAAGGAAGGTGAACCGGAGGCGGAGCCGAAGGAGGCGAATGAACCGGAGGGGGATGCGGGGGCGCGGGAACGAGAGGACGCGGGAACGCGGGAACAAAAGGACGCGGCGCCGGGAAGCTGACGAGTACACGCGGGAACGAGGAGAAGGGACCAGGGTGGCAGCAACCAGCGAACCCCTGCGTGATCTGGTACGGCGCCATCGGGAGCCGGCAGTCGTCCAGACGGTGCGATCCACCGCCGCCGCGGTCGTCTCCTATGTCATCGCCCTCCGGTTGAGCGGCGAACCGGTACCCCTGACCGCACCGCTGACGGCGCTGCTCGTCGTCCAGGTCACGCTCTACTCGACGCTCACCACCGGCATCCGGCGGGTCAACTCGGTCGTGGCCGGTGTGCTGATCGCGATCGGTTTCAGCGCCCTGGTGGGACTGAGCTGGTGGAGCCTGGGGCTGGTGATCCTCGCGTCGCTGGTGATCGGGCGGTTCGTGAAGGTCGGCGAGTTCGTGCCCGAAGTGGCGATCAGCGCCATGCTCGTCCTCGGTGTGACACAGGTGACGGAGACGGCCTGGGACCGGGTGCTCGAGACCCTGATCGGTGCGGTGGTGGGGCTGCTCTTCAACGTCCTCTTCGTACCGCCCGTCTGGGTGGGCGACGCCAGCGCGGCGATCAACGACCTCTCGGGGCGGATGCGGGGCCTGCTGGCGCACATCGCCGAGGAACTCGGCGAGCACACCCCGGTGGCACGGGCGGCTGCCCGGCTGCACGAGGCCCGCCGGCTCGACCACGACATCGTGCAGGTGGACGCGGCGCTTCGGCAGGCGGAGGAGAGCCTGCGGCTCAATCCACGGGTCAAGGAGCCGGAGCTGTCCCGGGTCGTGCTCAGAACCGGGCTGGACACCCTGGAGATCTGCGCGGTGATCCTCCGGGTCTCCTGCCGGACGCTCACCGACCTGGCGAAGACCCAGCCCACCGGCACCATCTTCCCGCCTGCCGCGACCAGGGGGCTACAGGACCTGTTCGGTCATCTGTCCGATGCCATCGGGGCCTTCACCGCCCTGATCACCACCCAGATGTCCGTCGCCGGTGCGGACGCCGAGGCCCGCCTCTCCCAGGAACTCTCCGAGGGCCGCGCCTGCCGGGACCGCGTCGCCGCGGTGCTCCTCGACGGCCTCCGCGAGGACCGGCGGAACTGGCAGCTGCACGGGGCGCTGCTGGCCGAGGCCGACCGGATCCTCGACGAACTGGACGTCGAGAAGCGGTCCGAGCGCCTCATCGAGGAACTCGACCGGCACGCCCGCGAGCGCCTAACGCGCCGCAGGCGGCTCGACGAGGTGAAGGTCCGAGTCCGCCGCGGTCTGGGGCGGAACGGGGAGTGAGACGGGGCGGGCGGGGGCGCCTCGGCGACCGCCGGCGCTGGGGCACACCGGGGCGGCCGCACCGGCACCGAAGTGCGGTGCGGCCGCCCCGGGTATGAGCGGCGCGGGCCGGGCTCAGCGGCCGGACTTCCTCATCCGCTCGCCGGCGTCGTGCGCGGCCTCCTGGGCCTTGCCCGCCATCTGCTCGCCACGGCCCTCGGCCTGCATCCCGCGGTCGCCCATGGCCTTCCCGGCGGATTCCTTCATCTTGCCCTTGGCCTGCTTCGCCTTGGCCTTTGCCTTGCCCATGTCGGTTGTCCCTTCGTTGTGGGGGGTGGACTTGCATATCCACCTTGCGCTCCTCACGCAGGGTCCGCAATCGATGACGCTCGGCACACGGGCGCAGTGGGGCGGCGTCGGTCCGGTGGCTCGGGCGCCGGATGAGTGAACGGTTCGGGGTCGACGGGTGGGCCCGGGTCGGGGTCCGATCGGCTCGGGATCGACGGGCGGAGCCGGATCGGGGTCCGATCGGGGCCGTCGGGCCGTCGGGCCGTCGGGCCGTCGGGCCGTCGGGCCGTGTGACGGTGCGGACGGCCGGGGATCGCGGAGTACGGGATCGGAGCCGCTCGGCACCGGTTCGGGGCCGTCCGGGTGCGGTCCCTTCGAGGTCGTCGTGACTGCGCCTTCCGGGTCCTCGGAGGGGGGGTTCGCACGTCCGGGCACCCGAACCCGAACCCGCATGGAGCGATGAAGTACCGGAGGCCTGCCGTGCGGGCGGGCATGCCGGATCCCCGGGCACGGCGGATCGCGCGGACACGGCGGCAGCGGACAGCGCGCCGCCGTACGGCGCGGCCGTCGCAGGAGGGCGCCACACGCCGGCGGGCCGCACCGCCCGCGGTCCGGAGGCCGCGGCCGGACGCTCCCGCGGCGGGCTGCACCGCCGCTACCGCCCCCGTATGGGGCCCCGTATGGGTCGCACCGCCCGGCTGCCCGACCGCAGTTGTGTCAGCCCTCGGCCGCCGCCCGGTGGTTCTTCACCAGCCCCAGGTACATCGCGGCGTTGAGCCTGACGCCCTCGCGCTCCTCGTCCGTCAGCTCCCGCTTGATCCTGGCCGGGACGCCTGCGACGAGGGAGCCCGGCGGCACCCGCATGCCCTGCGGCACGAGTGCCTGCGCCGCCACGAGGGAACCGGCGCCGATGTGGGCGCCGTTGAGGACGGTCGCGCCCATGCCGACGAGGACGTCGTCCTCGACGGTGCAGCCGTGGAGCACGGCGTTGTGTCCCACGGAGACGCGTTCACCGATGGTCACGGGGAAGCCGGGGTCGACATGGACGGTGCAGTTGTCCTGGATGTTGCTGTCGGCGCCGAGGACGATCGGGCCGCAGTCGGCGCGCAGCACGGTGTGGTACCAGACGCTCGCGCCGGCGGCCATGGTGACGTCGCCGATCACGACGGACGTGGGCGCGGTGAACGCCTCCGGGGAGATCCTCGGCTCCTTGCCGCCGACCGCCGAGACCAGTGCTCGCTCACGCTCCGCCATCGCCCTCTCCTCACCCCGGCCGCCGTGCCACTCTCCCGTGCACCGTAGGCGATGCCTCGGCGGGTCCGTCCGCCGGGGGCGGCACTTGCGCCTCCCGGCGGACGGACCCAACTTCTCGACGCTCGGGGTCGTACCCGGGTCCGGGCCGCGCCCCTGAGGCACCGCTCGGGCCCGCCCGCGACCGGGCCCGGGCCGCCCGGCGCGCACCGCCCGGCGTGCACCGCCCGGCGTGCACCATCCGGCGGCACACGCAGGGCAGTCCGTCTCGGGGTGAGGGCCGCCCCCGGGCCGTGGGCGCGGCAACGTACCGGGTATGCGGAACCCCCGGGGAGGGTCAGCCGTTCGGACGCAGCGTCCAGACGACCGTCATCTCACCGGTCACCGCGTCGTCGGACTCGCGGGTGATGTGGACGGCGACGGGGAACTCGGGCCGCCCCCCGGCGTCCAGCTCCGCGACGACCTCCGCGGCGGGGCGCCCGAGGGTCGCGGTGGCGGTGACGACGCCCCTGGCCAGCTTCCGGTAGGCGATCTCGGCCTTCACCGCGAGCGGGACGGCCCGGGACAGCTGCTCGCCGAAGGCGGCGAGCACGATCGCGCCACTGGCGGACTCGGCCAGCGTGAACATCGCACCGGCATGCGGCCCGCCCACGTGGTTGTGGTAGTCGGCCTGGTCCGGCAACCGGACTACGGCGCGCTCGGGGGAGGTCTCCAGGAACTCCAGGTTCAGGGTCCTGGCCATCGGGACCGTGGCGGCGAGCAGCTCACCCACGGACATCTGGTCTGCACTCATGGGACCGGATGTTACCCACGGGTAGAACGCCTTGGCCATCCCCTCGCCAGGGGGCGGACCGACCACCGCGCACCCGCCCCGCGACGGCGACCGCGACCGATGCCGATGCCGGTGCCGGTGTGGAGGCCGGTGTGGAGGCCGAGGCCGGTGTGAAGAAGGACGGCGTGTGCGGCAGCGACGGCAAGGTGATCGCCCTCTCCGGCAGGAAGGCCGGGGGGACTTCCGCGTCCCGGGCCGGCCACGCCGCCAAGGGCGTCGACGGCGGTATCCCGGACGCGACGATCCTGCGGACCCCGGACCCCGGACCCCGGACCCCGGACACCGTTCACCGGGCACCGGGCACCGGGCACCGGGCGGCCGGCAGAGGCCCCGTCGTCCTGAACCGCCCGGCGGGGAGGCGGCGGTGAAACCGGTTTGGCAGGCGGGGGCGGCTGCGGCGATAGTCCCGGAGTGGATACCCGTACGCCGCTCCTCAGCCGCCGTCCCGAATGGGCCGGCCGCAACTACTCGTTGCTGACCGCCGCCGCGGTCGTCACCAATCTGGGCTCGCACGGCGCGCTGATCGCCGCGGCGTTCGCGGTGCTGGAGTCCGGCGGCGACGGCGGCGACGTCGGTCTCGTCGCGGCTGCCCGCACCCTCCCCCTGGTGCTCTTCCTGCTCATCGGAGGGGCGATCGCCGACCGGCTGCCGCGGCACCGCGTGATGGTGGCCGCCAACGCCCTCAACTGCGTGTCCCAGGCCGCATTCGCCGCGCTGGTGCTGGCCGGCGATCCGCAGCTGTGGCAGATGATGCTGCTCACCGCGCTCTGCGGCACCGGGCAGGCGTTCTTCGCCCCCGCCGCCGAGGGCATGCTGATCTCCAGTGTCGACGGGGAGCAGGCCGCACGGGCGTTCGCGCTCTTCCGCATGGCGATGCACGGGGCGGGCATCGGCGGCGCGGCGCTCGGCGGAGCCATGATCGCCGCGATCGGCCCCGGCTGGGTGCTCGCCGTCGACGCCGCCGCCTTCGCGGTCGCCGGCGCGCTCCGGGCGTTCCTCGACGTCGGTCACATCCCGGCGCGGGCCCCGGGCGGCGGGCTGCTCGGCGATCTGCGGGACGGCTGGCAGGAGGTCACGAGCCGCCCGTGGCTGTGGTCGATCGTGGCGCAGTTCTCCGTGGTGGTCGCGGTCGTGGGTGCCGCCGACGCCGTGTACGGACCGCTGGTCGCCGAGGAGTCGCTGGGCGGAGCCCGCCCGTGGGGCCTGGCGCTCGCGGCGTTCGGCGCCGGCACCCTGGTCGGGGCGCTGCTGATGATGCGCTGGAAGCCCCGGCGGATGCTGCTCGTCGGCACACTGTGCGTGTTCCCGCTGGCGCTGCCGTCGGCGGCGCTCGCCGTACCGGTGCAGATCGGCGCGCTGGTCGCGGTGATGTTCGTCAGCGGGGTCGCGATCGAGGTGTTCGGGGTGGCCTGGATGACCGCGCTGCACCAGGAGATCCCGGAGGAGAAGCTGTCCAGGGTCTCCGCGTACGACTGGTTCGGTTCGACCGCGATGCTGCCGCTGTCGACGGCCCTGGCCGGCCCCGCCGAGAGCCTCTTCGGCCGGGAGACGGCACTGTGGGGTTGCGCGGCGCTGATCGTCGTGGTGACGGCGCTGGTGCTGCTGGTCCCGGACGTACGGAATCTGACGCGCCGTACGAGGCAGGTGGCCGCGCGTGGTCCCGTACCGGCCCCGGCCGCCGCGGCGGCCGCCGAACTCCAGCCGCGGGAGACGGCCTGACCCCCCGTGCCCCCTGCCCGGGCCGGCACCCACGGGGCGTCCGGGCCCGGGAGCCGGCCGCGCAGACCGGCCGCCGCGGCCCGGCCGGCACCGTC
It encodes the following:
- a CDS encoding YigZ family protein; amino-acid sequence: MQEQYRTVAREGVHETEISRSRFVCALAPAATEREAQDFVARVRRAHPTATHNCFAYVVGADAAVQKASDDGEPGGTAGVPMLQMLLRRDVRYAVAVVTRYYGGVKLGAGGLIRAYGGAVGEALDALGTVTRRRFRLATVTVGHQRAGKVENDLRATGREVRDVRYGESVTIEIGLPDSDVDAFRAWLADTTAGTAALELGGEAYGDT
- a CDS encoding CoA-binding protein; amino-acid sequence: MHSETDSVRRILNDLGDTWAIVGLSSNERRAAYGVAKVLQRYGKRIVPVHPKAERVHGEQGYPSLDAVPFDIDVVDVFVNSALAGAVADQAVARGAGAVWFQLGVIDEAAYERTRAAGLDMVMDRCPAIEIPLLD
- a CDS encoding YbaK/EbsC family protein, translated to MRAPIGDFDDARPAPECLDLLVAPVADAVRAWSGGVPARQLLYVDTDPAIADTAVFVEHHGAGLLSASANCVVVAGRRGGASTLAACLVPSRTRVDVNGVVRRQLGARKASFAPMETATDESGMEYGGITPIGLPAGWPLLVDSAVVGTEWVLVGSGRRRGKLIVPGKVFAGLPGAVVLEGLGTA
- a CDS encoding helix-turn-helix domain-containing protein: MSDLEQLTQSLARNLKRWRGERGFTLDALAARSGVSRGMIIQIEQARTNPSVGTTVKLADALGVSITTLLDYDQGPQVRLVPREQAVRMWSTPGGSSTTLLVGAEARGPLELWSWTLAPGEESASDPHPDGTVELLHVTSGELTLVVEGQPYTVPAGTSATYEANVPHVYRNAGAGTVEMTMAVSIPPVR
- a CDS encoding DMT family transporter, translated to MTALFALATSLLWGLADFGGGLLTRRTPALTVVVVSQTIAVAVLGVIVALIGGWSEAGPLLWYAVAAGVVGPVAMLSFYKALALGPMGVVSPLGSLGVVVPVSVGLLLGERPGLLQFAGIGVAVAGVLLAGGPELRGAPVQRQAILLTLLAAFGFGSVMALIAEASTTITGLFLALFVQRVTNVLVGGAALVVSVKRGGRLLPEDGGPGLIVRSLPALAFVGLADVAANGTYSIAAQQGPVAIAAVLASLYPVVTALAARGVLKERLRAVQTAGAGLALVGTVLLATG
- a CDS encoding acyltransferase; translated protein: MPKNRNTFLPPVSWWRRLVSRAVHAGWRWVREAGAVTAERPGPLRFRAIGAGTRLAFPQGTVFGEAWIELGEHCIIAEQVTLTAGMMPGLDLGPDPILTFGDGVVLGRGSHVIADTRVRIGSDTYCGPYVYITSTNHSYDDPCTPVGKQWPRAEPVEIGPGCWLGTGAVILPGARLGRNVVVAAGAVVRGEVPDHSVVAGAPARVVRSWDPVEGWQPPMRTPAPLPIPEGVTPEQLVALAGLADLPDRDDLSGLSGLADLDER
- a CDS encoding FUSC family protein, translating into MAATSEPLRDLVRRHREPAVVQTVRSTAAAVVSYVIALRLSGEPVPLTAPLTALLVVQVTLYSTLTTGIRRVNSVVAGVLIAIGFSALVGLSWWSLGLVILASLVIGRFVKVGEFVPEVAISAMLVLGVTQVTETAWDRVLETLIGAVVGLLFNVLFVPPVWVGDASAAINDLSGRMRGLLAHIAEELGEHTPVARAAARLHEARRLDHDIVQVDAALRQAEESLRLNPRVKEPELSRVVLRTGLDTLEICAVILRVSCRTLTDLAKTQPTGTIFPPAATRGLQDLFGHLSDAIGAFTALITTQMSVAGADAEARLSQELSEGRACRDRVAAVLLDGLREDRRNWQLHGALLAEADRILDELDVEKRSERLIEELDRHARERLTRRRRLDEVKVRVRRGLGRNGE
- a CDS encoding CsbD family protein; translation: MGKAKAKAKQAKGKMKESAGKAMGDRGMQAEGRGEQMAGKAQEAAHDAGERMRKSGR
- a CDS encoding gamma carbonic anhydrase family protein: MAERERALVSAVGGKEPRISPEAFTAPTSVVIGDVTMAAGASVWYHTVLRADCGPIVLGADSNIQDNCTVHVDPGFPVTIGERVSVGHNAVLHGCTVEDDVLVGMGATVLNGAHIGAGSLVAAQALVPQGMRVPPGSLVAGVPARIKRELTDEEREGVRLNAAMYLGLVKNHRAAAEG
- a CDS encoding DUF4442 domain-containing protein, with the translated sequence MSADQMSVGELLAATVPMARTLNLEFLETSPERAVVRLPDQADYHNHVGGPHAGAMFTLAESASGAIVLAAFGEQLSRAVPLAVKAEIAYRKLARGVVTATATLGRPAAEVVAELDAGGRPEFPVAVHITRESDDAVTGEMTVVWTLRPNG
- a CDS encoding MFS transporter — protein: MDTRTPLLSRRPEWAGRNYSLLTAAAVVTNLGSHGALIAAAFAVLESGGDGGDVGLVAAARTLPLVLFLLIGGAIADRLPRHRVMVAANALNCVSQAAFAALVLAGDPQLWQMMLLTALCGTGQAFFAPAAEGMLISSVDGEQAARAFALFRMAMHGAGIGGAALGGAMIAAIGPGWVLAVDAAAFAVAGALRAFLDVGHIPARAPGGGLLGDLRDGWQEVTSRPWLWSIVAQFSVVVAVVGAADAVYGPLVAEESLGGARPWGLALAAFGAGTLVGALLMMRWKPRRMLLVGTLCVFPLALPSAALAVPVQIGALVAVMFVSGVAIEVFGVAWMTALHQEIPEEKLSRVSAYDWFGSTAMLPLSTALAGPAESLFGRETALWGCAALIVVVTALVLLVPDVRNLTRRTRQVAARGPVPAPAAAAAAELQPRETA